The following coding sequences are from one Nitrospirota bacterium window:
- the ruvB gene encoding Holliday junction branch migration DNA helicase RuvB encodes MSKRIIEPEQNDDDVQIERSLRPVRFEDFVGQDRIKENLHVFIKAAKGRGEELDHVLFCGPPGLGKTTLANIIAHELGVGIKSTSGPVLERAGDLAAILTNLQPHDVLFIDEIHRLNRVVEEVLYPAMEDFQLDIIIGQGPGARSIKLDLPRFTLVGATTRTGLLTSPLRDRFGVIDRLNFYSPDELKTIVLRSARLLETSIEPAAAVEIARRSRGTPRIVNRLLRRVRDFAQVRGDGKVTGDIVSSAMQRLEVDERGFDEMDRRLLLLIIDKFDGGPVGLETLAAALSEEKDTLEDVYEPYLIQEGFLDRTPRGRQATRLAYEYFGRSRPASRQEKLL; translated from the coding sequence TTGTCCAAGAGGATCATAGAACCCGAGCAGAACGACGACGATGTCCAGATCGAACGGAGCCTGAGGCCGGTCCGCTTCGAGGATTTCGTGGGGCAGGACCGGATCAAGGAAAACCTGCACGTCTTCATCAAGGCCGCGAAGGGCAGGGGCGAGGAGCTCGATCACGTGCTGTTCTGCGGGCCGCCGGGGCTCGGCAAGACCACGCTGGCGAACATCATCGCCCACGAGCTGGGCGTGGGCATCAAGAGCACTTCCGGTCCGGTGCTGGAGCGGGCCGGCGACCTTGCCGCGATCCTGACGAACCTTCAGCCGCACGACGTCCTGTTCATCGACGAGATCCACCGGCTGAACCGCGTCGTGGAAGAGGTCCTGTACCCGGCCATGGAGGACTTTCAGCTCGATATCATCATCGGACAGGGACCGGGCGCCCGCTCCATCAAGCTCGACCTGCCGAGGTTCACGCTCGTCGGCGCGACGACGAGGACCGGGCTCCTGACCTCGCCGCTCCGGGACCGGTTCGGCGTCATCGACCGGCTGAACTTCTATTCCCCGGACGAGCTCAAGACGATCGTACTCCGCTCGGCGCGCCTGCTCGAGACGTCGATCGAGCCCGCCGCTGCCGTGGAGATCGCGCGGCGTTCACGGGGCACGCCGAGGATCGTCAACCGGCTGCTCCGCCGCGTGCGGGACTTCGCCCAGGTCAGGGGAGACGGAAAAGTAACGGGGGACATCGTCTCGTCCGCGATGCAGCGGCTCGAAGTGGATGAGCGGGGCTTCGATGAGATGGACCGCAGGCTGCTGCTCCTGATCATAGACAAGTTCGACGGCGGGCCCGTGGGACTCGAGACGCTCGCTGCAGCGCTCAGCGAGGAGAAGGACACGCTCGAGGACGTGTACGAACCGTACCTCATCCAGGAAGGGTTCCTGGACCGGACTCCGCGGGGCAGGCAGGCAACGCGCCTCGCCTACGAATATTTCGGCAGGAGCAGACCGGCCTCGCGGCAGGAGAAACTGCTGTAG
- a CDS encoding epoxyqueuosine reductase QueH, with protein sequence MKMFLHICCAPCALYPFFRMKEEGISVTGYFYNPNIHPFTEYRRRLDTVRDFSIRVGLDVVYRDGYDLDEFLSAVAGKGAGRCEQCYRMRLSTAAREARERGFRVFTTSLLYSKYQKHDLIRGIAGEAAADQGIEFHYEDFRHGWREGIVESKSMGLYRQQYCGCIYSEKERYQAKPK encoded by the coding sequence ATAAAGATGTTTCTCCACATATGCTGCGCGCCCTGCGCACTCTACCCCTTCTTCCGGATGAAGGAAGAGGGCATCAGCGTCACGGGGTATTTTTATAATCCGAACATCCATCCCTTCACCGAATACCGGAGGCGGCTCGATACGGTCAGGGATTTCTCGATCCGCGTCGGCCTCGACGTCGTGTACCGCGACGGGTACGATCTCGACGAGTTTCTGTCCGCTGTCGCGGGCAAGGGCGCGGGACGCTGCGAGCAGTGCTACCGCATGAGGCTGAGCACGGCGGCAAGGGAGGCGCGGGAGCGGGGCTTCCGGGTCTTCACGACGTCACTCCTGTACAGCAAATACCAGAAGCATGACCTGATCAGGGGCATCGCCGGGGAAGCGGCCGCGGATCAGGGGATCGAATTCCACTACGAAGACTTCCGCCATGGCTGGCGGGAGGGGATCGTCGAGTCGAAGTCTATGGGGCTCTACCGCCAGCAGTACTGCGGGTGCATTTACAGCGAAAAAGAGCGCTACCAGGCGAAGCCGAAATAA
- a CDS encoding YebC/PmpR family DNA-binding transcriptional regulator yields the protein MSGHSKWATTKHKKAATDAKRGKIFTKITKEITVAAKLGGGDQSGNPRLRTAVAKAKGVSMPAENIKRAIQKGTGELPGVSYEEIMYEGYGPGGVAVIVEVLTDNRNRTVSEIRNIFSKAGGNMGEAGCVSWMFHKKGYIVVNSARIDEDKLMTLALDAGAEDMQTEDDNFVVTTPPNDFEKVKKALEDAGVTPDAAEVTMIPQTYVKLEGKEAQQMMRLVETLEDNDDVQNVYANFDIPEEIMSAV from the coding sequence ATGTCAGGCCATTCCAAGTGGGCGACAACAAAGCACAAGAAAGCGGCGACCGATGCGAAGCGCGGAAAGATCTTTACGAAGATCACGAAGGAGATCACCGTGGCCGCGAAGCTTGGCGGCGGCGACCAGTCCGGAAATCCCCGGCTCAGGACGGCGGTTGCGAAGGCCAAGGGCGTCAGCATGCCGGCCGAGAACATCAAGCGTGCGATCCAGAAGGGGACCGGAGAACTTCCGGGCGTCTCCTACGAGGAGATCATGTACGAGGGATACGGGCCGGGCGGCGTGGCGGTCATCGTCGAGGTTCTGACGGACAACAGGAACCGCACCGTTTCGGAGATACGGAACATCTTCAGCAAGGCTGGCGGCAACATGGGCGAAGCCGGGTGCGTCTCGTGGATGTTCCACAAAAAGGGGTACATCGTCGTGAACAGCGCCAGGATCGATGAGGACAAGCTCATGACGCTGGCACTGGACGCGGGCGCCGAGGACATGCAGACCGAGGACGATAATTTTGTGGTCACCACGCCGCCGAACGATTTCGAAAAGGTGAAAAAAGCGCTGGAGGATGCCGGCGTGACGCCGGACGCGGCCGAGGTCACCATGATCCCGCAGACCTATGTCAAGCTTGAGGGCAAGGAAGCGCAGCAGATGATGCGCCTCGTGGAAACGCTTGAGGACAACGACGATGTCCAGAATGTCTATGCGAACTTCGATATCCCCGAGGAGATCATGAGCGCGGTGTAG
- the ruvA gene encoding Holliday junction branch migration protein RuvA encodes MIALITGTLKRKAADYLIVDVSGVGYQVQVPLSTLYGVPEPGGEVTLHIHTHLREDALSLFGFLTPSEKDMFLLLMSVSGIGPKLALAVLSSLPVNELCGALQSSDDSKLCAIPGIGRKTAARMVLELKDKIARLSMDVPGAAPSALGQEDVVSALVNLGYKRSQAEDAVRKVREGRPGMTLEQLIRDTLSILVKR; translated from the coding sequence ATGATCGCACTGATCACGGGCACGCTGAAGCGGAAGGCAGCCGACTATCTCATTGTCGATGTTTCCGGTGTCGGCTACCAGGTGCAGGTCCCGCTGTCCACGCTTTACGGCGTCCCCGAGCCGGGAGGGGAAGTCACCCTGCATATCCACACCCATCTGCGCGAGGACGCTCTTTCTCTTTTCGGTTTTCTCACCCCGTCCGAAAAGGACATGTTCCTGCTGCTCATGAGCGTCTCCGGCATCGGACCGAAGCTGGCGCTCGCCGTCCTGTCCAGTCTGCCCGTAAACGAGCTGTGCGGCGCCCTGCAGTCCTCCGACGACTCGAAACTCTGCGCGATACCGGGTATCGGCAGGAAGACGGCGGCGCGGATGGTCCTGGAGCTGAAAGACAAAATCGCGCGCTTGTCGATGGACGTCCCCGGGGCGGCTCCGTCTGCCCTTGGCCAGGAGGATGTGGTCTCGGCGCTGGTAAACCTTGGTTATAAACGGTCACAGGCGGAAGACGCCGTCAGGAAGGTCCGGGAGGGAAGACCCGGTATGACGCTGGAGCAGCTGATCAGGGATACACTTTCAATCCTGGTTAAGCGGTGA
- the ruvC gene encoding crossover junction endodeoxyribonuclease RuvC → MRVLGVDPGTLTSGYGIVAEEDHKLFYVASGGISPSAKQPFPKRLKKIYEELEKIIEKYRPHVVVVEDLFVSKNMQSALKLGHARGVAILAAMNAGLPVFEYAPLEVKQAVVGNGKAEKKQVQIMVKTLLDLPKVPHPADAADALAAAICHIHSSRLKEILKNSPLLRQPARAGSPRSGAGRRTQAG, encoded by the coding sequence ATGCGGGTGCTGGGGGTTGATCCGGGGACGCTTACGAGCGGGTACGGCATCGTTGCGGAAGAGGACCACAAGCTGTTCTACGTTGCGTCGGGCGGCATCAGCCCGTCGGCCAAGCAGCCGTTCCCGAAGCGACTCAAGAAGATCTACGAGGAGCTGGAGAAGATCATCGAGAAGTACCGTCCCCATGTCGTTGTTGTCGAGGACCTGTTCGTTTCGAAGAACATGCAGTCAGCGCTCAAACTCGGACATGCGCGCGGGGTCGCAATCCTGGCGGCGATGAACGCCGGGCTGCCGGTGTTCGAGTACGCGCCGCTCGAGGTGAAGCAGGCGGTCGTGGGGAACGGGAAGGCGGAAAAGAAGCAGGTGCAGATCATGGTCAAGACGCTGCTGGACCTGCCGAAGGTCCCTCACCCCGCTGACGCAGCCGATGCTCTTGCCGCCGCCATTTGCCACATCCACTCCTCCCGGTTGAAAGAGATCCTCAAGAACTCCCCCCTGCTGCGCCAACCGGCGCGTGCCGGCTCGCCCAGAAGCGGAGCCGGCCGCAGGACCCAGGCGGGATAA